One Aegilops tauschii subsp. strangulata cultivar AL8/78 chromosome 7, Aet v6.0, whole genome shotgun sequence genomic window carries:
- the LOC109744327 gene encoding dof zinc finger protein 4, whose translation MQEFQSIPGLAGRLFGGAAESAGLLRRGGAAAAQEEVRCPRCDSANTKFCYYNNYNLSQPRHFCKGCRRYWTKGGLLRNVPVGGGCRKPKRKAAAASSDVEKDASSANSEAKNARSGCSAGSSSLTSAASSASTNTVIDAGACASAHSSGGSMPFTGLGPSTFMADAPPLQPPAPMFADQAAAFASLFGTPLPAFSFSAQRKAEDDVAPAVTLTEQPSSASSTADLAPFSARSTGAVTASASDWPPATVIEAGIFDIAGAVGSDTTSYWNTASWTDPDGTVYLP comes from the coding sequence ATGCAGGAGTTCCAGTCCATCCCCGGCCTGGCCGGGCGGCTGTTCGGCGGCGCTGCGGAATCGGCGGGCCTCCTCCgccgcggcggggcggcggcggcgcaggaggaggtgCGGTGCCCGCGGTGCGACTCGGCCAACACCAAGTTCTGCTACTACAACAACTACAACCTCTCGCAGCCGCGCCACTTCTGCAAGGGCTGCCGCCGGTACTGGACCAAGGGCGGCCTCCTCCGCAACGTCCCCGTCGGGGGCGGGTGCCGCAAGCCCAAGCgaaaagccgccgccgcctcctccgacGTCGAGAAGGACGCCTCCAGCGCCAATAGTGAGGCCAAGAACGCACGCTCTGGCTGCAGTGCTGGCAGCTCCAGCCTCACCTCCGCTGCCTCGTCCGCGTCGACGAACACCGTCATCGACGCTGGTGCATGTGCCTCGGCCCACTCGAGCGGCGGAAGCATGCCGTTCACGGGCCTTGGCCCAAGCACCTTCATGGCAGACGCGCCGCCTCTGCAGCCGCCGGCGCCGATGTTCGCCGACCAGGCGGCCGCGTTCGCGTCGCTCTTCGGGACGCCGCTTCCGGCCTTCTCCTTCTCGGCGCAGCGCAAGGCCGAGGACGACGTGGCCCCTGCGGTCACACTCACAGAGCAGCCGTCGTCGGCGTCTTCCACCGCAGACCTGGCGCCGTTCTCCGCACGGTCAACTGGCGCGGTGACGGCATCAGCGTCAGACTGGCCGCCGGCGACGGTGATCGAAGCTGGGATATTCGACATCGCCGGCGCCGTCGGGAGCGACACGACGTCGTACTGGAACACGGCGAGCTGGACGGACCCGGACGGGACGGTATACCTGCCCTAG